The Apis mellifera strain DH4 linkage group LG3, Amel_HAv3.1, whole genome shotgun sequence genome includes the window aacatttggAAGAATTGGACATCTCGCATAACCCTTTGACAAACGCGTTCGTCAGTTTGCTAAACCCGTTGGAATCGTTGGAATATCTGGACATGTCTTACTGCAACCTTGGCTACGTTGGCAACAACACATTTGCTCACATGACTTTCCTGAAGAAACTCATCTTATCCGGGAACAAATTGCACACGCTTGAAGAAGGATTGTTCGCTAACCTGACGCGATTGGAGAGTCTGGAATTGAACAACTGCGATCTGAAGACTCCCATTGATCCCAAGGTGTTCGGTGATCGCCTCACCACCGACATCATCGAGCTCAAACTCAGTGGAAATTCTTTAGAGGTACCCGACGATGGCCCCCTCTTACCTACCCAACTGTCCAATCTCGAAATCCTCGACCTGAGCAACTGCAATCTGACCCATCTGAACGAAAATCTCTTCACCACGACGAAAAACCTGACCCAATTAAATCTGTCCAGCAACACTATTTCCGGGACAGAGAATCTAGCCTGTCTGAAGAAGTTACGGATGCTCGAGCATCTTGATCTGAGCAACAACAGTCTGTCGACTGTCAACCGGCGTGTTTTCAAGTTCAATTCCCGTTTGTTGTCCGTCAACTTGCTTGGCAATCCGTTCGTTTGCAACTGCTTCATCACGGATATGTGGGACTGGGCTGTCCAAGTGAAGAACGATCTGCACGTGTTGGTGGGCAGTCAACCGGCTAATTTCGAAACCGGCGCAGCGAAATTGAGAAAGAGCCTGTCCTGCACCTACGACGACGACACTTATCGCCAGATCGAGCAAGCTCGCGCTAGCGGTGATCGTCCATCGAGGAAAGGTGACTTGTCCCGCACCCGTACCTGGGCGAAATACGTTCGCGAGTCGAACTGCGGCCGCAGTTTATGATACACAGCGAACAAATTTCAACATCCGATACTGAATTTCTTTTACGAGAAGACACACAGCAGAAGACGAAGAAGCGAGTTGTAACTTGTATGTTGAAACTGCAAGGCGTATGCAATTATACTATACACATTTAcacgtgtacatatatatatatatatatatatataattatgcgcCATGTTGTTAAGTAAGACTTATCTATTCCCCGAACGAAGCCAAAAAAACGTCCCTTTTACTTCTACGAGGCATATGACTTTATTTTTCTAGCTGGTTTCAATAGGATTAAGATGTATCGCATGTAAGGCGCATGTATCGAacatgttgaaaaatttttatatacgcgGAGATAACTTGACCTAGCGTTACATTTCGTTTGAATGGAATCTATGTATTTTGTGTATTTTCGCGCATTGTCATCCTCGTAAAATCAGGAGATGGTGATCGATCGTTCTTTCAGATTGGAACGATGACCATCTTCGAGGAGTTCTTCCACAGTTTGAGGGGAAACGTATTTATACGCTTCGGGACGTTGTACTTGTATTTCTTGTCGAGGAGCGGGGCAATACGTCCAATGTCGGTTGGACGATGATTAATGTAATGCGAGGGgtgataaaggaaaaaatatttatcgatcgtcGGAACAACGGGAGGTTTCTCGAATTATCAATCACCCTTTTACTTCGAGTCTCTTTTGTGTttcgcttcttcttttttttttttcttcttttcgcacATTGATACGAGAATTAATGATCGAAATGTAGAGACCACTCGTCGTTGTTCCGTTGATGACAACAATGGTGccgtgttttttaattaatttcgctcGAATCAATCGTGTCATTCGCTTTACATTCGCGTCTTACATGAATAATGGAAATTGAGTCGAATCAATTAATTACGTTAAAAATGGTAACAAGAAAGAttgttcaattaaataatgcgcgttaaatcaaaaaacaaataactCGTGATAAAATGAGGAAATTCTTGGAAGAAGTTTAATCTTTGAAGCATTGAAATCGAACATAGATTCTATTTAAgcattaatgaataatatgaaatcgTCGTCAATTATCTTCGCGCAATTGCGTGGGTAATTAATACAAGATTTTTGCACGCTCGTAAATACTTTTCTATctgttatttttatgttattatatgcGAGCATGTTACGTAAATGGGTATGGATATCGCCAGATATgttatttccatttaaaaaaatattcagttgttcaaattattatcCTTCAACTGAATTGTAATTGATATTgatcatattatttcttttttaaacgaattgaaataattcataatttgttaACACAGTTCCACTTATAACTTCTAATCTTATAATTTgtcgtttataatttaaattcttttcttttttttgtattaataattaaataattaataatttaataatttaatctaattctgTTTTGTTCTATTAATTGAGGATCAATTGATTTCATAAGATTTATcatttgttcttttattattattgttaatagtatattagtttaaattagtttcatttttgttgttctttatagtatatttattaagttcaATACTTGAGtgtatttagattattttagattataattatcaagaatgatattatgttttttcaattgttattaGTTTGCAGTTACGTTAAAAAACATTTGTCTTCTTTTAAAGTTGATTTTCGTTTATgtattcttctatatttttcttttgtaattatttgctATATTCTTGTTTGAACCATGAAGTGTTCTCTGGCGgtgttcatatataaatataaaatactcttaaaaaaactttgattCTCATtcctaattctttcttttctttgaaaatttaacagagacaatttaaatctaatttacatattttattaaattataaaacaatgaatATGTAAATCAGATTTTTAATCACGAGTTCACATAAAAACAAACATGAATAAAATCAGATGCCGAGACGATTTCactatatttatgaaatgtataagactgtatttaataaagaaatcattttcttGGTACATgattgtctttcttttttttatttctcacatatattatacgtagagtattacaatttaaactaataatttatttctttttgaaaattgaatataatttcaagtttatgacaaatatttctatgttttttatcttaataactttttatcgaTACTATAATTACCTGATAATTATTGATGTGAAAATTGATCATACGTACTTATATAACATGTATGTCATGAACCTATTTTAtctctaattatatttgacaTTCCTAAGTgtcattagaatatttttaaacaattttgaaacagaaaaaataaaaaaaaaaattttgcttctcgcatatgtttttaatataatgcttataataataaaatgtataaaaaaaaagacggcaataacaaaaaacaaacattacagtttttatttattctatatctatctttgccaatttctaaattaaaatttgttaaaaagatTTCTGTTACTTTTGCTgcatagattttattataataaaaattatatttatatttcgtttcgtttcacaattcgtaatatttttttttttttttttgctaacaagtgatgattaaattatgatacgatctatatgatataaaattattataccttGACGATAATAAAGTATAGATAATAGTAAATTACTGAAGTGTTTCTGCCAATTATCAGCAAAATTAGttggatattttgaaaagtgataaatatatggataataattaaaaaaaataaatataaaaaattaattttcatttgcaatttctatattttatatttacaatttacaatgtatatttttatatttttttttttgaataatcaaaatataaactcttaatactaatttaaaaaatataaaaatataataatattaaaaattttaaataaaataaaaataatttaccaattgattgataaaaatttattgattaaagattttctatataattacctgtttttgataattaaagtatgatattttatatttatttatattaataattatcagatcattaaaataattatttttctccgccatatttaaaatcaaaatcgaataattaattaatcatctttatgaaataaaattattcaggtATGTAAACTTACATAATGAATTATTGcatggaaattaattaaattattcacaaaTTGATCATATCTTTATtgcacttttatatatttctctcatgtttgcaatattataagctttatttctcatttctcCAATCGatcataatgataatgatattttatcacacaacaaatgaaaaactttttataataattttttctgatcttttatcttttcaaaaaagaatggtttcttatatataaatacatatataatgatattacatatatgataaaatttcatgtttaattattaattttctttaattattgattgttttattttcttattaattatttgctattatattctgaattctattttcataaaatactcTTTTTTAGaacaaatggaaataaatttataacctGAAATTATAAcctgaataatatatatacataattatatcatcTATATCATTAACCACAATTAGTAgatctatattctatatttgttgtgttttgattaaagaaatagagtattacatattttattaaatatatacattattacatttattatataatatatttgaagcaataaaatatgcttcaaatatattataatattgacatgtaattttcaatattacaactaaaaaatttttaaaaaaattatataattagaataaatatactgtaattaattagttaatttctattctattttattttctagtagtaaaaaaaataaaatatacaaaatgaataataaaaataaataaatataattaaattaattaaagtttaaatagaTGATTTCCAATGACTTCCAAATTATAACTCTTATACTATAAAATAGGtatgatttattgaaaataaacgatGTGACATACATAAATGACATGtagattatattcataaacacTAATACGAGTGAAATATTGCGGCTTCCAGTCACAtttgttacatatatacaaagaattattatgtttGGATTGAAATTATGCTTCATATAAAATCATGATAGAACTTTGATTGAAAATGTAGatataatcgaatcgaataaaaaaactatgtTTCTTAACATGTTATTAAcatgaaatgataaaacaacaaattgcaatattataattataaataattaaaaagaaaattgtttacatattattatattcattatttctaatctatcaattgatatataaaacgtGTAGAATTCACTTTCATTGATagtgataatataaaagttcaaATGATCGTATTATGTAATTCCTCGTTACATACTTTGCACACGACTCCCATATTTCTGGACGTGTATACATACAAAATGACGTGACGAGTTACTTCATGAGTGTGGGAGCGGATCCATTGGTGTGCACGTGACTGAATCTTGAATATATGTCTATGTCGTATAGTCGGTGCATGAGTTTGTGGTATTGGTTGGCTGTCTAGTAAGCTAGTTGGCCGtccaattatttaaacatcatTCGCGCAGTCGCGCGAGTCTGTCTCAATGCTTAGCCATCGGTTGTGTAGGTACCGGCATTCAGCAAGTAAAGATTATCAGTACTAGTCAGTGGTCTCCTGATCAGTGATATTGCCTGACGCTGCCTCTGTCAGCAGTCTGTCGGACGTATCGATAGAGTACACGATGTTAAGTATATTTGAACCACTTCTCGACATTCCGGTTGTCTACTACGGGGCGCTGCTGGGCGTTGGATTTTGTATCTACTATCTTTTTGAAGTAGTTAAAGTAAGTACTTAAGTACTTTAAGtacttactttttcttttttcatcgaattatttcttatgatttttatCGCTAATAAATTAGTCTTTTCTgaaagcaataaataaataagaaatcatagtttaaaaaaaaaaaaaagaataaaattgaaattaaacgtGTCGTGTtgttgtttcaaatattttatgaaattaatattgataatatatcgtaagaaaataacttaataatgtACGTTTTCAACGTTAAAAAAacatactatttattttactttaaaagaaatattatgtttataaataatttttgaactgaaaaatgtgaaattaattaattattacaattaattataatttcatgataTTGGTAGATTCCCACATGacgatattttgttttaatttcaaatcaaattacaTGTGACAATAGTTAACAAAAGCTATTCACaagtttttaactttaatttatttcaaattaaattcaatcatcGCATTTAGTTTAGAGTTACGAATCAAGTATATgacttgtaataaaaaaaagatttaattaaaatcacacATGACTGAATCATTTTGATaatcaaatttgatataaagatatctttatatttattatttgattttacgttatttaaattattatttaattaataatatagttttaacaatcttcgtataaaaaaatttgtttataaatgaagatattataaattatataaaacaaaactaaaaaaattgatattttaatatcattaatacaaacattttcattatccataaaatttttagattagattagattaaattttaaatatttcttattattttttttattatttgtcatgTTAACATCAttgaatagattaaaaaataatttttttcggtatatttaaatatgttataataattatatttatatttgattgatttatcTTGAATTAAAGGTATCCAAAgtcgaaaaaattgttattatcgtattaataatatatcgggCCGATATATTATCAGGATTTCCGCGATACGAATACATACTTCGAACTCTCACACGACCCTTCGTACTTCGTACGAGTCACGAGGAGTTGTACGATCTATTAATTTGACCTTAAAACTCCGAGGCACTTGCCCCGACCAATTGTGCACGTATAGTGTACGACGCGCAATGCACGCACACCGGAACAGGTGATATCGTTTActtttagtaaataaaaaataatatagtgttataataataataataataataataataataataaataataaactttacatattatatgattataatcctttttaaatataatacttttaaataaaataaataatatttaattcacttccattcgaaattaatataaatataaaaaattaatataattttatataatgtgatatattgtgtatatagaaaagtgaaaaatatataaaagatagatttcacaaaaaataaaaaaaagacaaaaattatatataaataaatcacattcttttaattacaaaattatcgataatgaattaatcaatatttgaatGTGTTTGAaaagcattttaaatattaaatataataaacttttttcattttttttatctttattttttaatattaagttcAATGAATGGTATAGAATAGACCAATTTAGATTACAATCAATTACAGAAACATTGTGCTCGTCTACGGACATTATATTGAGCCTTGCAAATACATATAaggaacatttatattttttcctcactttataattgttatatatattaacaaatattttaattttaataattaacaaattattgaattatatataaataatgttcaatagatagaaaaaaattttaattaattcaaacttaaaatattttaaaaatatatttaatatcaattatatacaaatgatTCTcagaaatcaaattaaaaaatatctcgtatcattattacatattaattatttctcataaacagttaaagaaacttttttaagatatttccattctttttaatctattttgactcttattttattttaatgatatttagaaaatatttaaataacagaacacaataactttttaaaaattaaatattatataaacattaaatagagataaataaaagatactaaaataaaactagaatggtatacttattttaatggatttttaaaaaaaattctttttcatatttttacatcacaaattattgtgaaataattaatatgaatttaaataatgagagaaaagaaggaaaaagaaaataatttacaattattcatcACAAATAACTCATTGCGATAATtatgatacatataaatattaattaaatcatatttattaaaatcggtgacgataattaaaaactgagaatttatagaagaaaaacattataaaaattgaaagttaattataaataaatacgtcACTTGAAATTTGATATCCTCTTTAATTCTCTACAACTGTtcaatttcaatgtttttttcattaaccCGTTTGTTACgctaataaattgattaaaatgggaaaaaattaaacatcttTCTACATGATTTTCAGACACCGATGCTGGTATGCGCGAATGGACCATTCCGAGAGTTTCTAGAAAAGCATGTACCTCTGGTGAGGAATAAATTTTGGCCAACGTTATGGTGTTTCGAATCAAGGGCACAGACAGTTATAGCAAGCGTTCTTAGATCTCGAATCTTGCCACCAATTCACTATCGCAGGTTGGTAAGTTTACTTTTAACATTTGTCGATGCAACTTATGcgtcattgatattttttccgATTCATTTTTTTGCGCGATGCACAAGTTCGTGCGTcatagataatttttgaaaaaagagtaaaaaattaaaaattacgatataaGCAAATTATAACaagcataattaattatctttaattatcttagattcgttttttttaaattcaatttaatcgataatcgtAACGCAGAGAGATTCTGACCTTGTCGGATGGAGGTGAAGTGGCCTTGGATTGGGCAGAAGAGGGATGTTCGGCTGTTTCGCCGATTGTGATTATTTTGCCAGGACTAACTGGCGCAAGTCAAGCGGAATATATCAAGTGCCTTGTCTCATCAGCGAAAAAAGTTGGGATACGATGCGTAATCTTCAATAATAGAGGTTTAGGAGGCGTAGAATTGAAGGTAAAGCAATACTTAATCTTCTGACCTTTTAATAGGCAAGTTATGATCTCAACTTGCAAGATCATTGTCATCctgaaatatacattaaatatgaaaaaaaaaaaaactgaaagatttggaataagaaatttaatcagaTAATCGTGTAAAATTTCAGACTCCACGAACATATTGCGCTGCAAATAGCGACGATTTAACAGAGGTTGTTGACTATGTGAAGAAGATTCATCCCAATGTGCTTCTTGGAGCGACGGGAATCTCGATGGGAGGGTaataagaaaatcttttttaaaattaaataaatcatacgtataaattatttattaaaaaaactatgaaaaatataatcaatatatggCATGTGTCATATTGTCATAATAATACTCTTtatcatgtatatattttttttagattaattttaggCAATTATTTAGCACGACAAGGGAAAATAgccaaaaataaattgaaaggaTGTTTCTTGATTTCTGTTCCATGGAACGTATTTGCCGCGACAAAGAGCACAGaggagaattattttaacttgattttaaataaatatttagccTTTTCACTTCGGCAACAAGTAAAACGCTTGCATTATTCCTCGGAAAGTGGAATGTTCGACGTTGATATCGATTCTCTTCTTAAAGtaagattttgattatttttatcgaactattaaattatataaaaaaaaaaaaaaatacatgtataattatatataaaaatatttctcctcGGTTATTCAGAGTCAAACTGTAAGAGAGTTTGATTCACAATTTACGGTGAAACAATTCGGCTATAAAGATGTAGAGGATTATTATTCCAACGCAACTATACATGACAAATTACATTTGATTGACGTACCATTATTGTGTCTTAGCGCTGCGGACGATCCATTTCAACCAGTTCAAGGTAACTTAATTAATCGACCGATTGCATTAGTTatgcttatttttaaaacgagttattcgaaataaattattcgcgatcatttcaaataattttattaattacattttcatcATTCTCATCGTTTATGTTTAGCCATACCGTTGAAGGAAATATcacaaactaaaaaaatagcTGTTGTTGTAACATCTCGTGGTGGGCATATTGGTTTCATGGAGGGTATGTGGCCGGTAAAAGAAGAACAATATATgggtaaattattttcacagtTTTTTACCGCTCTGTTCACTACTAATTTAGAGCATCAATTATTGTGACGAACTTAATAAACTAAATACCAAATGCATTcacaaatatcaatatcaaatatttcgtttaCATTCgagtattgtataaaaattatcacgtGCCGTAATTGAAGATTGAGCATGGAAAaggctataaataaaatatattatattatgatgaaACTGACTCatcttttataatgataaaacttttttttatatttataaataatatttttatttattgaagatAAAGATATCAGAATTtagtatatgtaaaataattaatttttatacattttatcaataaattaatatcttaatgaaaaagttctttttacatatatagcTTTTATTACATCCAGTCTTCAATTAATCGTGTTCAGGGTATTGCACATATGTgattttattagtattaagaaatatcaaattttcacatcgcttttacattaaaaattgttcaataattaaatcctttgggacattgatatttataatatagattaataattttttacacatgaatattataaaatatgtagaaataaaatatattatatttatttttaatattataagtttttattattaaatgtttatgcatattaatattcaaattgaaataaataaaaatttagtttcatttatttatattgtatttatgcaaattttgcttcaaattataaaaactttatattttctgaaatgtaattttataaaacataaatctgcgaaaagaaaattgtaaaaaagaaaagtttgtaATCCTAAAGttcctaaatattttaaaaattaatatcgaaattttattaataaattgttaatttttaaaaaataaaaataaacttcacatttaaaaatttcatattaattgtgatattaaaagcaaaaatatacatattgttaaattttatatatagtttctgttataaactttatacataaataatatattgtaataatatattgtaataaaatattgtaaagaaaaatatactgtggtatttcaaaatattttccttttaaatttttttaatgttaaacctatatagaaaataaaatgttaataataaaaaattatttatgtttttttgttatttaattatttaatatttaataaaaaaaatctacataattagatattcatataattattgaattttaaaagacagtagaataaattggaaaacatacttcgtatttttcatatatcttatgaaaaatagattatagtaaattacatgaattttttattccatagaataaaaatttttcttataaaataatttactaaaaagcattcttctatatttcataatatatataataataatgtgaaaatacttttccaattataaatattaaaaataatcctgCTTTTTACTgttttagtaaaaataaaagtttttttccgttttttctctatttgacatgttaataatattgtattatgcGTGTATATTCAACACAAATTAAAGAATGATTGAAGCaggacaaaatataaaaaaaaatttttatgaaattttaatataatttatgaattatattaaaagatttatgcATAGTATCAAATGTAAGAATGttgatattcttaatatatgttataatttgaattctaaATCCAATGATTTCACAATAAATGCTAAAATATCTGTACTTTCttcaatctaaaataaaaaatattctataatgacatgaaaattatatatataatacaaattaattaattaatattaatataatatactaaccACTTTCATGGTTGGTTTTCCACCACCATGTCCAGCTTTAgtctctattttaattaataagggATTCGTTTGTTGTGGTAATTTTCCTAATGTATACTGTAGAGTGGCAATAAGTTTTAGACTATGTAATGGTACTACCCGATCATCGTGATCGGCAGTCAACAATAATGTTGCAGGATACTGTCCATTTTCTGGAACTCTTACATTATGTAATggggaatattttataagattttcaaaatgtttcgAGTCATCTGAACTACCATAATCAGATACCCAAGCAACACCAATAGTAAATTTATGGAAACGTAACATATCCATTACtctatacaataaaatatatttaaaaggaaaaaatcgaaaaatttaaataatttaaatttaataataatggaatttaaCTTACCCAACTTGAGCAATTGCAGCACCAAAAAGATCAGGTCTTTGATTTATGCATGCAGCAATTAATAAACCACCATTACTGGCACctaaaatacttaattttgaagaagtaGTATAACcgttttcaatcaaatattcaGCAGCAGTTTGAAAATCATCAAATACATTCTGTTTATTAAAGAATCGTCCACCATTATGCCATTTTTCTCCATATtctctgaaattttataaaattttataaaattttatatagaatcatatttattacattaatgttTGCACGATGTACCCGCCACCACGAATATTTGCCACAGCAAGTACTCCATTTAAATGCTGAACAAAAACCAGCTTTGTAACGCTAAATGTCGGTTGAATGCTCACATTAAAGCCTCCATAACCATATAATAAAGCCGGCATGGAACCATCCAAAACTGCAtcctgtataataaaaattttattattatattttatttattataaatataataaattattaaatataataaattattaaaaatacttacatGTTTCATTACTATAAACATTGGAATTTTTGTACCATCTTTACTTGTATAGAATATTTGACTAGTTTTATACAAACTGGGATCAaagttttttactttaatctcTCTTA containing:
- the LOC551744 gene encoding phospholipase ABHD3 isoform X1, whose amino-acid sequence is MLSIFEPLLDIPVVYYGALLGVGFCIYYLFEVVKTPMLVCANGPFREFLEKHVPLVRNKFWPTLWCFESRAQTVIASVLRSRILPPIHYRREILTLSDGGEVALDWAEEGCSAVSPIVIILPGLTGASQAEYIKCLVSSAKKVGIRCVIFNNRGLGGVELKTPRTYCAANSDDLTEVVDYVKKIHPNVLLGATGISMGGLILGNYLARQGKIAKNKLKGCFLISVPWNVFAATKSTEENYFNLILNKYLAFSLRQQVKRLHYSSESGMFDVDIDSLLKSQTVREFDSQFTVKQFGYKDVEDYYSNATIHDKLHLIDVPLLCLSAADDPFQPVQAIPLKEISQTKKIAVVVTSRGGHIGFMEGMWPVKEEQYMGKLFSQFFTALFTTNLEHQLL
- the LOC551744 gene encoding phospholipase ABHD3 isoform X2, which codes for MLVCANGPFREFLEKHVPLVRNKFWPTLWCFESRAQTVIASVLRSRILPPIHYRREILTLSDGGEVALDWAEEGCSAVSPIVIILPGLTGASQAEYIKCLVSSAKKVGIRCVIFNNRGLGGVELKTPRTYCAANSDDLTEVVDYVKKIHPNVLLGATGISMGGLILGNYLARQGKIAKNKLKGCFLISVPWNVFAATKSTEENYFNLILNKYLAFSLRQQVKRLHYSSESGMFDVDIDSLLKSQTVREFDSQFTVKQFGYKDVEDYYSNATIHDKLHLIDVPLLCLSAADDPFQPVQAIPLKEISQTKKIAVVVTSRGGHIGFMEGMWPVKEEQYMGKLFSQFFTALFTTNLEHQLL